From Ferrimicrobium acidiphilum DSM 19497, the proteins below share one genomic window:
- a CDS encoding 2-isopropylmalate synthase, with protein sequence MNEQVIIFDTTLRDGEQSPGISLDVLEKLEIAEQLARLNVDYIEAGFPVASQGDFEAVQAIARRVEGPSIAALSRTQLRDVDRCWEALRDAERARIHIFISTSPSHLTHMLKMTNETVINEVKASVAHARSYTDDVEFSPQDATRTPLEFLYEVLQVAVDNGAGTINIPDTVGYGIPADFGHMVEEVRRNVHGEYVISSHCHNDLGLATANSLAAVAAGARQVECCVNGIGERAGNAALEEVVMALRVRSDLFDGLGTQVHTEELAKASRLVSRLTGYPVQYNKSVVGRNAFAHESGIHQHGVLAERSTYEVIDASAVGQQGSQIILGKHSGRHAFTSTLHDMGFDLAGDALNAAFERFKEMADRKSEITEADLEAIVTDELGVAIADRFELVSLSVASVSGESAKASVIVKIDGKEVTADANGNGMVDAIGKALSEATGISAQLTGFTVASVTGGVDALGDVVVTLQTPEAEVSGRGISTDIVEASARAYLNGLNRLLRAGEKASNTETP encoded by the coding sequence ATGAACGAGCAGGTGATTATCTTTGATACGACGCTTCGAGATGGAGAGCAGTCTCCAGGAATATCGCTCGACGTACTCGAGAAGCTGGAGATTGCAGAGCAGCTTGCTCGGCTAAACGTGGACTATATCGAGGCGGGCTTCCCAGTAGCGTCACAAGGTGACTTTGAGGCGGTTCAAGCTATTGCGCGAAGAGTTGAAGGTCCTTCAATTGCAGCGCTTTCGCGGACTCAGCTTCGTGACGTTGATCGCTGTTGGGAGGCGCTACGCGATGCCGAGCGTGCTCGAATTCATATCTTCATCTCGACCTCACCCTCGCATCTTACCCACATGCTAAAGATGACCAACGAGACGGTTATAAACGAGGTTAAGGCGTCAGTGGCGCATGCTCGCAGCTACACCGACGATGTTGAGTTCTCTCCTCAAGACGCAACGCGTACTCCACTGGAGTTCCTCTATGAGGTGCTGCAGGTGGCAGTTGATAATGGGGCTGGCACTATCAATATACCGGATACCGTCGGGTACGGCATTCCGGCGGACTTTGGTCATATGGTAGAGGAGGTGCGTCGAAATGTGCACGGGGAATACGTCATCTCTAGTCATTGCCATAACGACTTGGGGTTGGCTACTGCGAATTCGCTCGCAGCCGTAGCTGCGGGAGCGCGACAGGTGGAGTGCTGCGTAAATGGTATTGGCGAGCGAGCAGGAAATGCGGCCCTCGAGGAGGTGGTAATGGCTTTGCGAGTACGCTCTGATCTCTTCGATGGGCTTGGGACCCAGGTCCATACTGAGGAGTTGGCAAAGGCCTCGAGACTCGTCTCTCGTCTCACTGGCTACCCTGTGCAGTACAACAAATCAGTGGTTGGTCGGAATGCCTTCGCCCACGAATCGGGAATTCATCAACACGGTGTGCTGGCAGAACGGAGCACCTACGAGGTCATCGATGCGAGTGCTGTCGGACAGCAGGGATCGCAGATTATCCTCGGGAAGCACTCAGGACGTCACGCGTTTACCTCGACGCTCCATGACATGGGGTTCGACCTCGCCGGCGATGCCTTGAATGCAGCTTTCGAGCGCTTTAAGGAGATGGCGGATCGCAAGAGTGAGATAACCGAGGCCGATCTAGAGGCGATCGTCACTGACGAGCTTGGGGTCGCGATAGCGGATCGTTTCGAGTTGGTGAGCCTCTCGGTCGCATCGGTGTCGGGGGAGTCCGCTAAGGCGAGCGTGATAGTCAAGATCGATGGCAAAGAGGTAACTGCTGACGCTAATGGTAATGGAATGGTTGATGCTATTGGCAAAGCACTCTCTGAAGCGACTGGTATTAGTGCACAGTTGACCGGCTTCACGGTCGCATCGGTTACCGGCGGTGTAGATGCGCTCGGAGATGTGGTGGTCACGTTGCAAACCCCAGAGGCAGAGGTCTCTGGTCGAGGCATATCGACTGACATCGTCGAGGCCTCTGCAAGAGCATACCTCAACGGACTCAATAGGCTCCTACGCGCTGGCGAGAAGGCCTCGAATACGGAGACCCCTTGA
- the serA gene encoding phosphoglycerate dehydrogenase, with protein sequence MATILVSEVIADRGLDILRGAGHEVRVSLDLSPEELLQAVQDVHAIIIRSATKVTAEVIANAPHLIVVGRAGIGLDNVDVEAATKAGVMVVNAPQSNIISAAEHTMALLLSLSRQIPQAHASLTSGTWARSKFEGVELYGKTLGIVGLGRIGALVAQRALAFGMTLIAYDPYISQERAKKMGVELTSLAELVGSADFVTIHLPKSKETKGLIGKELLAQVKPGIRFVNAARGGIIDEDALYAAIVEGTVAGAALDVFETEPPTGSPLLTLDSVVVTPHLGASTEEAQNKAGITIAEQVQLALANEFVPFAVNVNAAEASPQVRPYLGLVEFLGQFISSLTGGLPASLEIEYQGELAHEDTRLLTLSVLKGIFSVGLNEPVSYVNAPQLATERGLEIRETTVANSLNFRNLVILRTPEHVVGGTLAGATGAEPRIVLVDGHWVEVPPSASMLAVRNFDQPGMIGVVGKVLGDGGYSIDSMAVSPRVDDGTALMLLSVSRPVSTEVIQVLESNAGIIYAKSVGSTPDVD encoded by the coding sequence GTGGCTACCATCTTGGTGAGCGAGGTTATAGCAGACCGAGGGCTTGATATCCTTCGAGGGGCAGGACATGAGGTGCGTGTATCTCTCGATCTATCCCCGGAGGAGCTCTTGCAAGCTGTGCAGGATGTTCATGCGATCATCATTCGCTCGGCGACCAAGGTGACTGCCGAGGTGATCGCCAATGCACCTCACCTTATCGTTGTAGGCCGGGCTGGCATTGGCCTCGACAACGTTGATGTGGAGGCTGCCACAAAGGCAGGCGTCATGGTGGTCAACGCACCTCAGTCCAATATCATCTCAGCAGCCGAACACACTATGGCCCTGTTGCTGTCGCTGTCTCGACAGATTCCGCAGGCACATGCGAGCCTAACATCAGGCACATGGGCGCGATCCAAGTTTGAAGGTGTGGAGCTATACGGCAAGACCCTAGGCATTGTTGGCCTTGGGAGGATTGGAGCACTTGTAGCACAGCGAGCTCTCGCCTTTGGCATGACCCTTATTGCGTACGATCCTTACATCTCTCAAGAGCGAGCCAAGAAAATGGGTGTCGAGCTCACCTCGTTGGCGGAGCTTGTCGGGTCCGCAGATTTCGTTACGATTCATCTCCCGAAGTCTAAAGAAACCAAAGGACTTATTGGGAAGGAGTTGCTCGCGCAGGTGAAGCCCGGAATCCGGTTCGTGAATGCTGCGAGGGGTGGCATAATCGACGAGGATGCTCTTTACGCGGCGATTGTCGAAGGAACAGTGGCTGGCGCCGCACTCGACGTGTTTGAAACTGAGCCACCAACTGGATCGCCTTTGCTGACGCTCGATTCTGTGGTCGTCACTCCGCACCTGGGTGCGAGTACTGAGGAGGCACAGAATAAGGCTGGTATAACCATCGCTGAACAGGTGCAACTCGCGCTGGCCAACGAGTTCGTTCCGTTTGCCGTGAACGTCAATGCGGCTGAGGCCTCTCCGCAGGTCCGTCCATACCTCGGGTTGGTAGAGTTTCTCGGACAATTTATCTCTTCGCTAACCGGCGGCCTACCAGCATCGCTCGAGATCGAGTATCAAGGTGAGCTCGCTCATGAAGATACTCGGCTGCTAACGCTTTCGGTCTTGAAGGGCATCTTCTCTGTCGGTCTCAACGAGCCGGTCTCCTATGTGAACGCACCCCAACTCGCCACTGAGCGTGGATTGGAGATTCGAGAGACCACCGTCGCAAATAGTCTTAACTTTCGCAACCTAGTGATCCTACGCACCCCAGAGCATGTTGTGGGCGGGACACTTGCGGGAGCTACGGGTGCAGAGCCGAGAATCGTGCTTGTCGACGGGCACTGGGTTGAGGTTCCGCCTTCGGCGTCGATGCTCGCGGTTCGCAATTTTGATCAGCCTGGCATGATCGGAGTGGTGGGCAAGGTTCTGGGCGACGGAGGATACTCCATCGACTCTATGGCCGTCTCTCCACGAGTTGATGATGGTACCGCATTGATGTTGCTCAGCGTCTCACGTCCTGTTTCCACCGAAGTCATCCAGGTGTTGGAGAGCAATGCAGGGATCATTTATGCAAAGTCGGTCGGATCTACTCCGGATGTCGATTAA